Part of the Lichenicola cladoniae genome is shown below.
AAGCCGACCTCTACGTGCTGGTCGACGGCGACGGCACCTACGATGCCGATGCCGCCCCGGACCTGATCCGGCTTCTGCGCAAGGATGGGTTGGACATGGTGAACGCGGCGCGGGTGACCGACCGCACTGCCGCCTACCGTCGTGGCCACGTGCTCGGCAACCAGGTGCTGACCGGGCTGGTGAACACCATCTTCGGCAAGCGCCTGTCGGACATGCTCTCCGGCTACCGGGTGTTCTCGCGCCGCTTCGTGAAGTCGTTCCCGGCCCTGTCGTCCGGCTTCGAGACGGAAACCGAGCTCACGGTGCACGCACTCGAACTGCGCATGCCGATCGCCGAACTGCCGACCCGCTATATCGAGCGCCAGGAGGGATCGGTCTCCAAGCTGCACACCTATCGCGACGGCGTGCGCATCCTGCGGACCATCGTCATCCTGATGAAGCAGGAGCGTCCGCTGGCGTTCTTCTCGGCGATCAGCGTGATCATGCTGCTGACCGGCCTGGGGCTCGGCATACCGGTGGTGCTGCAGTTCCTGGCGACCGGTACCGTGCCGAAGCTGCCGAGCGCGGTTCTCGCCCTCGGCTTCGTGCTGATCGCCTGCCTCAGCTTCGTCTGCGGCCTGATCCTCGACAGCGTCACCCGCGGCCGCCTCGAGTTCAAGCGGCTGGCCTACCTGTCGCATCCCGCCCCGGAGTTCGATCCCGGCAACGCGTCCTGAACCGGTGGGCGGACGTCGGACCTTGTTCATTTCGGACTTCGACGCTGCAGCGTAGAATGAGAATTTCACTTTACCCGTGATAGTTATGCTGCTTGCCTCACCGGCCACGGGAGATTGATGCTCCCGGAAACAGAGGAGATGCCCTTGGATCATTTGCATCCACGCCGATCGCCCTGCTGCCCATGAGCAGTTCGACGCTTCCCGATCCGGCCTCGGCGAGTATCGCCATCGTCGGTGCGGGCTTCAGCGGCACCTTGCTGGCGCTGCATCTGCTGCAGCGCAGCCCGCCGCAGACCCGCGTGATCCTGATCGAGCGCAATGCCCAGTTCGGGCGCGGCGCCGCCTACTCGACCGGCAACTCGAGCCACCTGCTGAATGTGCCCGCCGGCAAGATGAGCGCCTTCCATTCGCGTCCGCTCGACTTCCTGCACTGGCTGCAGTCGCTGTCCGAGGCCGACCTGTGCGGCATCGTGCCGGGTCCCGGCACCTTCGTGCCGCGGCGGATGTTCGGCCGCTACATCCGCCATTTGGTCAATCTCGAGATGAAGGTGCCCGAGCACGGCGACCAGCTCGAGCTGGTCCGCGGCGACGTCACCGACATCGAGCCGAACGGCGGCGGCCTGACACTCACGCTCGATCGCAACCGGACCATCACCGCCGACCGCGCCGTGCTGGCGACCGGAAACTTCCCGCCGGCAGCCCCTCCGGTCGAGGATCCGGCCTTCTACGACAGCCCCGCCTACAAGCCCGACCCCTGGGGGCCGGACACGCTGGCCGATCTCGATCCGGACATGCCGGTGCTGCTGATCGGCACCGGCCTGACCACCATCGACACCATCGTCTCGCTGCTCGACCAGGGCCATCGCGGGCCGATCACCGCCCTGTCGCGGCGCGGCCTGATGCCGCATCGGCATGCCGCAGGCGGGGCCGGTTCGGCGCCGGAGACAGACTCCTTTCCGACCAGGCTGAACGTCCTGACCCGTGCGCTCCGCAGCAGCAGCCTGCGGCAGGCGACGATCGGCGGCAGCTGGCACGCGGTGATCGACGAACTCCGCCCGATCACCACCGAGCTGTGGCAGGCGATGTGCACCGCCGACCGGCAGCGGTTCCTGCGCCATCTGCGTCCGTGGTGGGACACCCATCGTCATCGGGTGTCGGGCCCGGTCGCCGACCGGATCGAGGCGGCGCGTGCAAGCGGCCAGCTTCGGGTCCGCGCCGGACGGATCCGCAGCTACCGCCAGGATGGTCCCGATGCCGAGGTCGAGGTGGTGTTCCGGCCCCGATTCGCCGACGAACTGGACAGCGTGACGGTCGGCCGTGTCATCAACTGCGCCGGGCCGGATGCGGATTACAGCAGGATCCGTGATCCGCTGGTGCGCAGGCTGCTGGGCAAGGGGCTGGCACGCCCGGATGCGCTCTGCCTCGGCCTGGACGTGACCACCAATTGCGCGCTGCTCGGGGCGGACGGATCGATCTCCCGCCGGCTATTTGCCGTGGGCCCGGTCACCAAGGGCACGTTCTGGGAAATGACCGCGGTTCCCGACATCCGCCAGCAGGCCGAGTTCCTGGCCGGTCAGCTGGCCGCCCTGGTCCGCCCCGGGCCGGTACTGGCCTAGGTCTCTAGACCATCAGGGTCGGCAGGCCGGGCATGACCCGGCCGCCAGCCGTCAGGGCTGCGTCTGGGATCGCCCGATCGCGCCGACGGCCGGACTGATCGACGGCGCCGGAAGGCTGCCATGCCCGGTATTGCCGCTATCCGCCGGCGGAGCCTGTCCGACCGTGTTGTTGGCGTTCGGATACCAGTCCGGCACCGTCGCGCGCCGGTCGTTCCGGACCGCGTCGACATCGGTCTGCCGGATCTGGCGATAGAGCGAGCGCTGGGTGGCATAGGGGTCCAGCGCCTGCTCGTTCAGCTTCTTGAGATCGTCGATATGCGGCGCGATGCCGTCGACCGCGGCCAGCCCGGTCGAGATCGTGTTCAGGTGGTTGATGCCGTTGAACGCGACCCAGGTGTAGGGGCTGACAATGGTGTCGACGCCGCGGCCGACGCCGTCGCGTACGCCGGAGGGGCCGAACACCGGGAGATAGAGATACGGGCCGGCGGGAATGCCCCAGAGGGCCAGTGTCGTGGCGCCCTCGGCCGAATGGTCCGGGTAGCCGATCAGCTTGGCCACATCGAACACGCCGCCGATGCCGGCAGTCGAGTTGACGATGAAGCGCACGAACGTATCGCCGGCGCGGCGCGGCTTGGTTTCCAGCACATCGTTGGCGAGCTGCACCGGCGAGGCCAGGTTGTTCAGCACGTTATGGATGCCGGTCCGCACCGGAGCCGGGAATATGTAGTTGTAGCCACGCGCCACCGGGGTCAGCACGTAGGTCAGCAGCCCGTCGTTGAAGGCGTAGAACACCCGGTTGGTCGGCTCGAGCGGGTCGTTGTTCGCCTTGTAGTCTGCCAGCGCGTCAGGGTCGCTGGCCGGCGGACGCGTCGCACAGCCGCCGACCGAGAGCGACGTTATCAGCACTGCTGCCAACGAGGCGGAAAACGGGGCAGCCGAAGCCATGCCACGTCGGCCAGGCTTCGAGCCTGTCCGTGCCGCCCGGATCAACTGCCGCATCGTGCCTCCCCAGTCTTCGCCATCGTCTTCGCCATCGTCATCGTCGCCGCGCATGCGCAGAGTCTGCCGCATGAGTAGAAGCTACCGCCGCCGCCGGGAAGAGCAGCCGGGACACAGCAACCCGTGAAGCGACACGACGCCGGTAACGGACCGGATCGCTAGACCCGGAACACGTAGTTCGCGCCCGGCTTGCGCTCGATATCGGGTGGGAAGGCAGCACGCTTCTCGTCGAAGTAGCGGCGGCGATGGTCGCCCGCGTCGGCCCGGTTGTAGGTGAGGTACAGCACCCGGCGCGACCCGTCGGTCAGGTTCGGCTTGGAGGCATGCGGCACGAAGCTGTCGAAGAAGATCACGTCGCCGGGCTCGGTCGGAACCGCGACCAGCCCGAGCTCGTCCTCGGACAGCGGCGTCCATTCCGCGCCGATCAGGGCATGCGCGCGCGGAGCGGTGGCGATCTCGAGGCAGCCATTCTGGATCGTGGCCGCGTCGATGGTGACCAGGGCGGTCACGAAGATCGGTGCATACACGGTCCAGCCAGCCTGCTGGTCCTGGTGCGCCTTGAAGCCGTCCCCGCCCGGGTACTTGAAGTTGATCTTGTCCTTGAACAGCACGGTCTCGCCATCCATCAGCACCGACAGCCAGCGGCTCAGTGCGCCATGCCGGGCGACCTCGTCCATGACCGCATCGTGGCTGCAGAAATCCTCGATCCGCTGAACCACGCGCTGGCCGGACTGAAGGAGGCTGTCCTCGTGATAGACCATCTGGCCGCCGACGATTTCGGGGGCCGCCGCGATCTCGCCGGTGCGATCGATCAGCGCCCTGGTCTCGGCGGGCGAGAAGAACCCGCGCACGACGAGGTATCCGTCACGACGCATCGCCTGGATCTCGGCGACCGTCGGCATCCGCGCGCCGGCGCAGTCGATCGCCGGCCGGGGCTGGAACGCGGCGTTCATGCTGCGCCTCCGTCGAGCAGGGGCAGCAGGGCTTCGGCTTTGACCACGTCTTCCATGAAATCGATCTCCGTCCAGGGTAGCCCGCTGACGTCCTCGAACCCGAACATCGGCGAAGCCGATGCGCCGGCCCGGGAGGCGTCGTCGCGGATGAGGGCCCGAATAGGCTCCTCGTATTCGATCATGCGACCGCCGCCGGAGACGGTCGCATGCACACGCAAGGCCAGGCTGGCAGCGATATCTGCCGAGAACCGGAAGAAACCGACCGACTCGCCGTACCATAGATGGGGTGCGTCGGGCTGCTTGGCGAAATCGACGATCCGTCCGTCCGCATCGACGCAGATCCGGACCGGTTCGTCGCCGGGCTCGATCTCGCGATCCAGCAGCAGCACCGCCGGATGGGTGCTGCCGAACAGCCGCTCGATCATCGCCTGGCCGTAGAGGACGTCGGCATCCATCAGCACGACCGGGCCGCCATTCTCCACCACCGCCCGCCCGGCATCGAGGGACACGATGCTGCCCTCATGCCAGTCCGGATTGTGGATCAGGGTCACGCTGTCGCGTCGTCCCAGCCGCTCGAGTTCCGCCTCGATCAAATGGGCCTGGTAGCCCACGACCAGATGGACGGGTCCGGCGCCGGCTTGCGCCAGCCTTTCGAGATGACGCTGCAGCAGGGTCCGGCCACCGAAGGGGAGCAGGATCTTCGGGATGCCGGAAGCGGGGCCGTCGGTTCCCGAAAGGCGGCGTCCGCGTCCTGCGGCGAGGATCAGGACCGGGGGAGGAGCCCAGGCATGGGGACGTAGGCTCATCGCTTATTGTGGCCAATCCATACGGAATGATAGAAGAGTTTAGGACAATTACATGACACTCCGATGAGGATCGCGCAAATTGACGACCGGGACTGAGCCGACCCGCAACATGAAGTTGCGCGATCTCGATGGTACACGTTCCGGCGCATCAAGCCCTCAACAGTCCCAAGCCCCCGTTTCGCGCTTCTCGCGGCTTCGCGCGATGCTCGCCGGCCCGGATCTCTCCTTCCTGATGGAGGCGCATAGTGGCCTCTCCGCCAAGATCGTCGAGGAAGCGGGCTTCCAGGGCATCTGGGGCTCCGGCCTCTCGATGTCCGCGGCACTCGGGCTGCGCGACAACAACGAGGCGTCCTGGTCGCAGGTGCTCGAGCAGGTCGAATACATGGCCGATGCGACCTCGCTGCCGATCCTGCTGGACGGCGATACCGGGCACGGCAACTTCAACAATGTCCGCCGCTTCGTGCGCAAGCTGTGCGAGCGCGGCGTTGCCGGCGTCTGCATCGAGGACAAGCTGTTCCCCAAGACCAACAGCTTCATCGGCGAGGCCCAGCCGCTTGCCGACATGGAGGAGTTCTGCGGCCGCATCCGGGCCGGCAAGGACAGCCAGACCGACGATGATTTCTCGATCGTGGCCCGGATCGAGGCGCTGATCTCCGGCCATTCGATGGACGAGGCGTTGCGCCGTGCCGAGGCCTATCACCAGGCTGGTGCCGATGCGATCCTGATCCATTCCAAGAAGCGCACCGCGAACGAGATCATCGGTTTCATGGAGCGCTGGGGCAATCGCTGCCCGGTGGTGATCGTGCCCACCATGTACTACGGCACGCCCACCGACGCGTTCCGCAAGGCCGGCGTGTCGACCATCATCTGGGCCAACCACCTGGTCCGTGCCTCGATCACCGCGATGCGCACCACGGCCGCCCATATCCATGCCGACCAGAGCCTGACCCAGGTCGAGGGCCGCGTCGCCAGCGTGAAGGACATCTTCGCGCTGATGGACAACGACGAACTGGAGACCGCCGGCGACCGCTATCTGCCGGTGACCGGTGGCCCGGGCATGACCGATCCCGCGATCGCCGAAGCCACCGGTGCCGCCGGCGATCTCGCGGCAAGCGATGCGCCGGTGCGCGGCATCGTGCTGGCCGCGTCCCAGGGCGAGGCGCTCGGCCCACTCACCGCCGACCGGCCGAAATGCATGGTCGACGTGCGCGGTCGTCCGCTGCTGAGCCAGCTGCTGGACACGCTGCGCCAGAGCGGCGTGCGCGACATTGCCGTAGTCCGCGGCTTCGCGAAGGATGCGATCAGCGCCGAAACGGTGCCCTCGGCCGGCCTGACCCTGCTCGACAACGACCGGTTCGCGACCACCGGCGAAGTGGCGTCGCTGCTGCGTGCCGCCGATCGGCTGACCGGCGAGACCGTGCTGGTCTATGGCGACGTGTTGTTCCGCCGCTACATCCTGGACGCGCTGATGGGCGTGGAGGCGGACATCGTCATAGCCGTGGATGCGCTGCGCCAGCGGGCCGAGGGCCAGCGCGGCGCCCATAACCCGCACCCGCGCGACTTGGTGCTGGCCGACAAGCCGTTCTCGACCAGCTACCTCGACGACGAACCCGCGATCCTCTCGGCGATCGGCAGCGTGGCCGTTGGTGACAGCATGGGCGAGTGGATCGGCCTGATGCGGCTGAGCGCGCGTGGCGCCGGCCTGGTGCGGGCCGAGCTCGAATCGATGCAGGCCGACGGCTCGGCCGACCACGCCGATATCCCGGCTCTGCTCGCACGGGTCGCCGCAAGGCATCCGGTGGCGGTGCACTACATCACCGGGCATTGGCTCGATGTGGACACCATGACCGACCTGGCGGACGCGCGAAACTTCTCCTGATCCTGGC
Proteins encoded:
- a CDS encoding glycosyltransferase, which translates into the protein MTGSPGPVATGPGSARPRVAVLIPCYNEEVAIGQVVRDFRASLPGATVHVYDNNSTDRTRDVARDAGAVVRLETLQGKGHVVRRMFADIEADLYVLVDGDGTYDADAAPDLIRLLRKDGLDMVNAARVTDRTAAYRRGHVLGNQVLTGLVNTIFGKRLSDMLSGYRVFSRRFVKSFPALSSGFETETELTVHALELRMPIAELPTRYIERQEGSVSKLHTYRDGVRILRTIVILMKQERPLAFFSAISVIMLLTGLGLGIPVVLQFLATGTVPKLPSAVLALGFVLIACLSFVCGLILDSVTRGRLEFKRLAYLSHPAPEFDPGNAS
- a CDS encoding FAD/NAD(P)-binding protein, with protein sequence MSSSTLPDPASASIAIVGAGFSGTLLALHLLQRSPPQTRVILIERNAQFGRGAAYSTGNSSHLLNVPAGKMSAFHSRPLDFLHWLQSLSEADLCGIVPGPGTFVPRRMFGRYIRHLVNLEMKVPEHGDQLELVRGDVTDIEPNGGGLTLTLDRNRTITADRAVLATGNFPPAAPPVEDPAFYDSPAYKPDPWGPDTLADLDPDMPVLLIGTGLTTIDTIVSLLDQGHRGPITALSRRGLMPHRHAAGGAGSAPETDSFPTRLNVLTRALRSSSLRQATIGGSWHAVIDELRPITTELWQAMCTADRQRFLRHLRPWWDTHRHRVSGPVADRIEAARASGQLRVRAGRIRSYRQDGPDAEVEVVFRPRFADELDSVTVGRVINCAGPDADYSRIRDPLVRRLLGKGLARPDALCLGLDVTTNCALLGADGSISRRLFAVGPVTKGTFWEMTAVPDIRQQAEFLAGQLAALVRPGPVLA
- a CDS encoding MlaA family lipoprotein; the protein is MRQTLRMRGDDDDGEDDGEDWGGTMRQLIRAARTGSKPGRRGMASAAPFSASLAAVLITSLSVGGCATRPPASDPDALADYKANNDPLEPTNRVFYAFNDGLLTYVLTPVARGYNYIFPAPVRTGIHNVLNNLASPVQLANDVLETKPRRAGDTFVRFIVNSTAGIGGVFDVAKLIGYPDHSAEGATTLALWGIPAGPYLYLPVFGPSGVRDGVGRGVDTIVSPYTWVAFNGINHLNTISTGLAAVDGIAPHIDDLKKLNEQALDPYATQRSLYRQIRQTDVDAVRNDRRATVPDWYPNANNTVGQAPPADSGNTGHGSLPAPSISPAVGAIGRSQTQP
- a CDS encoding phytanoyl-CoA dioxygenase family protein; protein product: MNAAFQPRPAIDCAGARMPTVAEIQAMRRDGYLVVRGFFSPAETRALIDRTGEIAAAPEIVGGQMVYHEDSLLQSGQRVVQRIEDFCSHDAVMDEVARHGALSRWLSVLMDGETVLFKDKINFKYPGGDGFKAHQDQQAGWTVYAPIFVTALVTIDAATIQNGCLEIATAPRAHALIGAEWTPLSEDELGLVAVPTEPGDVIFFDSFVPHASKPNLTDGSRRVLYLTYNRADAGDHRRRYFDEKRAAFPPDIERKPGANYVFRV
- a CDS encoding phosphocholine cytidylyltransferase family protein; translation: MSLRPHAWAPPPVLILAAGRGRRLSGTDGPASGIPKILLPFGGRTLLQRHLERLAQAGAGPVHLVVGYQAHLIEAELERLGRRDSVTLIHNPDWHEGSIVSLDAGRAVVENGGPVVLMDADVLYGQAMIERLFGSTHPAVLLLDREIEPGDEPVRICVDADGRIVDFAKQPDAPHLWYGESVGFFRFSADIAASLALRVHATVSGGGRMIEYEEPIRALIRDDASRAGASASPMFGFEDVSGLPWTEIDFMEDVVKAEALLPLLDGGAA
- the aepX gene encoding phosphoenolpyruvate mutase — translated: MLAGPDLSFLMEAHSGLSAKIVEEAGFQGIWGSGLSMSAALGLRDNNEASWSQVLEQVEYMADATSLPILLDGDTGHGNFNNVRRFVRKLCERGVAGVCIEDKLFPKTNSFIGEAQPLADMEEFCGRIRAGKDSQTDDDFSIVARIEALISGHSMDEALRRAEAYHQAGADAILIHSKKRTANEIIGFMERWGNRCPVVIVPTMYYGTPTDAFRKAGVSTIIWANHLVRASITAMRTTAAHIHADQSLTQVEGRVASVKDIFALMDNDELETAGDRYLPVTGGPGMTDPAIAEATGAAGDLAASDAPVRGIVLAASQGEALGPLTADRPKCMVDVRGRPLLSQLLDTLRQSGVRDIAVVRGFAKDAISAETVPSAGLTLLDNDRFATTGEVASLLRAADRLTGETVLVYGDVLFRRYILDALMGVEADIVIAVDALRQRAEGQRGAHNPHPRDLVLADKPFSTSYLDDEPAILSAIGSVAVGDSMGEWIGLMRLSARGAGLVRAELESMQADGSADHADIPALLARVAARHPVAVHYITGHWLDVDTMTDLADARNFS